The following are encoded in a window of Pseudomonas multiresinivorans genomic DNA:
- a CDS encoding pilus assembly protein gives MKLYGSWNTAVPSALLTTAMLLAAQPASAVNISNQPLFLTEGVSPNVMVTLDDSGSMAYAYTPDSISGQASTGNSASAKRYFSATFNPMYYNPAVTYTLPKKVTYNATTGLLDISDYATSYTSAYLNGYKTTQGTMNLSSAYRPTLQYTSGATSQTVASHPTSPYQTGRGAYYALYDTTLANCNKTIDDDDCYKVVSVGTAEQQNFANWYSFYRTRFLATASAANLAFYSLPENLRVTWQMLNTCTSIGNTSGSCKGVSGTTYDNTLNDFTGKSRAAFFAWLADTPTSGGTPLRSALDRAGKYIANTSLGVKGAYTQYPGSSIGTEYTCRPSYHLLMTDGLWNNDSFSVGNLDSTTTALPDGNTYSSATPFKDSSSSTLADLAFKYWATDARTGLANNLKAYMPYQGTNAYWDPRNDPATWQHMVNFTLGLGLTRQIVDPAWGGDTYSGDYSKLVAGTSSWPTINENSNNEPYHVYDLWHAAINSRGEFFSVDSPNEIVDAFRSILSRISDRNTSASAVSLESAVTTAGNEAYYARFSSTDWSGELIRYDLDSSGNATLRWNARDLLQTRNLTASPRTIKVNKAGTLVDFQLANLSTANQAALNKNIKGTTDNLGSARVAYLRGATDSQFRTRNYLLGDIIYSSPAVVAAPDRLPSLMDQAQFGLPTGSSTSAAPAGQSYAAYKTAQANRAKRVYVGANDGMLHAFDDNGQEVFAYVPTAVIPNLNKLTDKSYSGTAHQFYVDGTPVVGDVFYNNAWHTILVGTLRAGGRSLFALDITDPANIQLLWEYSSTDDADMGYTFGRPIITRLHSGQWGVIMSNGYASTGGTAGVGRAAMFLFNAQTGAVIKKMTVGTSVTTDNGLSSPRAVDINGDLITDYVYAGDLRGNMWRFDLFDTSITADATVAVSTNSFRAAFGGSPLFTANNGSPQPITTAPTLIRHPTGTGYIVSFGTGKYIEDSDAAANTSQAMTMYGIWDLQTSGGNVTSTPNVTRSNLVAQTFNAAVNNASFTDTSSSGTTTTSTKDIRQVSRNAVQWYVNGDPTQGVSKYGWYLDLANGSTKQGEMVVTDPTSRASVLLATTIVPSNDPCQAGIDRWFLALDAYTGGATTFDVLDLSGNNYVSANDRYNNGVVSGVRIPGFGSPAVIGNDAYFNTELGISRVRLDYGQQAKGRQNWRRVGEE, from the coding sequence ATGAAATTGTATGGAAGCTGGAACACCGCAGTTCCCAGCGCTCTGTTGACTACCGCCATGTTGCTGGCCGCTCAGCCCGCCAGCGCAGTCAACATCAGCAATCAGCCACTGTTCCTCACCGAGGGCGTGTCGCCCAACGTCATGGTGACTCTCGATGACTCGGGCAGCATGGCGTATGCGTATACCCCGGACTCAATCAGTGGCCAGGCCTCCACCGGCAACAGCGCATCTGCCAAGCGGTATTTCTCCGCAACCTTCAACCCGATGTACTACAACCCCGCGGTTACCTACACGCTGCCCAAGAAGGTGACCTACAACGCCACCACGGGCCTGCTGGACATCAGCGACTACGCCACCAGCTACACCAGTGCCTACCTCAATGGTTACAAAACCACTCAAGGCACAATGAACCTGTCCAGCGCCTATCGCCCCACGCTGCAGTACACCTCAGGTGCCACTTCGCAGACAGTCGCCTCGCATCCGACTTCTCCCTATCAGACCGGGCGCGGGGCCTATTACGCGCTGTATGACACGACTCTGGCGAACTGCAACAAGACCATCGACGATGATGACTGCTACAAGGTCGTGAGCGTTGGTACCGCCGAGCAGCAGAATTTCGCGAACTGGTATTCCTTCTATCGCACCCGCTTCCTGGCAACCGCCTCTGCCGCCAACCTGGCGTTCTATAGCCTGCCGGAGAACCTGCGGGTCACTTGGCAGATGCTCAACACCTGTACCAGCATTGGTAACACCAGCGGCTCCTGCAAAGGGGTTTCGGGCACTACCTACGACAACACCCTCAACGACTTCACCGGCAAAAGCCGCGCGGCCTTCTTCGCCTGGCTGGCCGACACCCCCACCAGTGGTGGCACGCCCCTCCGTTCAGCACTGGATCGCGCAGGCAAATACATCGCCAATACCTCGCTTGGCGTAAAAGGCGCTTACACGCAGTACCCTGGGAGCAGCATAGGGACCGAGTACACCTGCCGCCCAAGCTATCACTTGCTGATGACTGACGGCCTCTGGAACAACGACAGTTTCAGCGTCGGAAACCTCGACAGCACTACCACCGCGCTTCCCGACGGCAATACCTATTCGTCGGCGACTCCGTTCAAGGACAGCTCATCCAGCACTCTGGCCGATCTCGCGTTCAAGTACTGGGCCACCGATGCACGCACTGGCCTTGCAAATAATCTCAAAGCCTACATGCCGTATCAGGGGACCAATGCCTATTGGGATCCCCGCAACGATCCTGCGACCTGGCAGCACATGGTCAACTTCACATTGGGATTGGGTCTTACACGGCAGATAGTCGACCCAGCATGGGGAGGAGACACTTACTCGGGCGACTACTCGAAACTGGTAGCAGGCACCAGCAGTTGGCCGACCATCAACGAGAACTCGAACAACGAGCCCTATCATGTCTACGATTTGTGGCACGCGGCGATCAACTCCCGCGGAGAGTTCTTCAGCGTGGACTCGCCCAACGAGATCGTCGATGCCTTCCGTTCCATCCTGAGCCGGATCTCTGACCGTAACACCTCAGCCTCCGCGGTATCGCTGGAGTCGGCGGTCACTACGGCCGGCAACGAAGCCTACTATGCGCGCTTTTCCAGTACCGACTGGAGCGGCGAGTTGATCCGCTACGATCTGGACAGCAGCGGCAACGCGACGCTTCGCTGGAACGCCCGTGACCTCCTGCAAACTCGGAACCTTACCGCCTCGCCTCGCACGATCAAGGTCAATAAGGCAGGCACCTTGGTCGACTTCCAGCTGGCCAACCTTTCCACGGCCAACCAGGCCGCGCTGAACAAGAATATCAAGGGAACCACGGACAACCTGGGCAGCGCTCGCGTCGCTTATCTGCGAGGCGCCACTGACTCGCAATTCCGCACTCGCAACTACCTGCTCGGCGACATCATCTATTCCAGCCCTGCAGTCGTCGCCGCACCTGACCGCCTCCCTTCTCTGATGGACCAGGCGCAGTTCGGCCTGCCCACCGGCAGCTCGACTAGCGCTGCGCCGGCAGGACAGTCCTATGCTGCCTACAAGACAGCTCAGGCCAACCGTGCCAAGCGCGTTTATGTGGGTGCCAACGATGGCATGCTGCACGCATTCGACGACAATGGTCAGGAAGTCTTCGCCTATGTCCCCACCGCGGTCATCCCCAACCTCAACAAGCTGACCGACAAGAGCTACAGCGGTACCGCCCACCAGTTCTACGTGGATGGAACCCCAGTTGTCGGCGATGTGTTCTACAACAACGCCTGGCACACCATCCTGGTCGGCACGCTGCGGGCTGGTGGTCGAAGCCTTTTCGCTCTGGACATCACCGACCCGGCCAATATCCAGCTGCTGTGGGAATACAGCTCTACCGACGACGCCGATATGGGTTATACATTCGGCCGCCCGATCATTACCCGCCTTCACAGTGGGCAATGGGGCGTGATCATGAGCAATGGGTACGCCAGCACTGGCGGTACTGCTGGAGTTGGCCGGGCGGCGATGTTCCTCTTCAACGCCCAGACGGGAGCCGTCATCAAGAAGATGACCGTGGGCACCAGCGTGACCACCGACAACGGGCTGTCATCGCCCCGTGCAGTTGACATCAACGGCGACCTGATCACCGACTACGTCTATGCGGGAGATCTGCGCGGCAACATGTGGCGCTTCGACCTGTTTGACACCAGCATCACAGCGGACGCCACGGTAGCCGTGTCAACGAACTCGTTCCGTGCCGCATTTGGTGGCTCGCCGCTGTTTACCGCCAACAATGGCTCGCCGCAACCGATTACCACCGCCCCGACACTGATTCGCCATCCAACTGGAACTGGCTACATTGTCTCCTTCGGCACCGGCAAGTACATCGAAGACAGTGACGCGGCTGCGAATACCAGCCAGGCCATGACGATGTATGGCATTTGGGACCTGCAAACCAGCGGTGGCAACGTGACGTCCACTCCGAACGTCACCCGCAGCAACCTGGTTGCCCAGACTTTCAACGCCGCGGTCAACAACGCTTCGTTTACCGACACCAGTTCTTCTGGCACTACGACCACGAGTACGAAGGATATCCGCCAGGTCAGCCGGAATGCCGTCCAATGGTATGTGAACGGGGATCCTACCCAGGGAGTGAGCAAATACGGCTGGTATCTGGACCTTGCGAACGGCAGTACGAAACAGGGTGAAATGGTCGTGACTGACCCCACCAGTCGGGCAAGCGTCCTTCTTGCCACCACTATCGTCCCCAGCAACGACCCTTGCCAGGCCGGCATTGATCGCTGGTTCCTGGCGCTGGATGCATACACCGGCGGCGCGACCACCTTTGACGTGCTCGATCTGAGCGGTAACAACTACGTCAGTGCGAATGACCGCTACAACAATGGTGTCGTCTCGGGCGTCCGGATCCCTGGATTCGGTTCTCCGGCGGTGATTGGCAACGACGCGTACTTCAACACTGAACTCGGCATTTCCCGGGTTCGCCTGGATTACGGACAACAGGCCAAAGGGCGGCAGAACTGGCGCCGGGTAGGTGAAGAATGA
- a CDS encoding type IV pilin protein, producing MNNSKGFTLIELMITVVIIAILAGIAYPSYQSYTIRANRTEGITLLNDAAARQERYFSQNNQYATTTAQLGMGSATSRNNLYQLAINRPNTSQYTLTAQPVGSQTQDTTCGSLTLDQAGVRGAAGGTVAATVATCWK from the coding sequence ATGAACAACAGTAAAGGCTTTACTCTCATCGAGTTGATGATCACCGTCGTGATCATTGCGATTCTGGCGGGCATTGCCTACCCGAGCTACCAAAGCTACACGATTCGCGCGAACCGAACGGAAGGCATCACTCTGCTCAATGACGCTGCCGCCCGCCAAGAGCGGTATTTCTCCCAGAATAATCAATACGCGACCACCACGGCACAACTTGGCATGGGCTCGGCGACATCGAGAAACAATCTGTACCAGCTGGCGATCAACCGCCCCAATACCAGTCAGTACACCCTGACCGCACAGCCCGTTGGGTCTCAGACGCAGGACACCACGTGTGGCAGTCTGACGTTGGATCAGGCTGGTGTCCGTGGAGCAGCAGGAGGAACGGTGGCTGCTACTGTGGCAACTTGCTGGAAGTGA
- the thiO gene encoding glycine oxidase ThiO — translation MPDMIVVGGGVVGMLTAWTLGQAGAEVVLLEKGETGREASWAGGGIVSPLYPWRYSAAVANLAHWSQDFYPRLGDRLLADTGLDPEVHVTGLYWLDLDDQAEALAWAKAHGRPLAEVDIGAVHEAVPVLGQGFERAVYMSGVANVRNPRLAKSLREALLRLPNVSVREQVEVTGFLREGERVNGVRTEQGDFTADAVVLAAGAWSGELLAKLGLELPVEPVKGQMILYRCAPDFLSSMVLAKGRYAIPRRDGHILVGSTLEHAGFDKTPTGEAMSSLRASAEELIPALAGREPVSHWAGLRPGSPQGIPFIGEVPGHQGLWLNTGHYRNGLVLAPASCQLLADLMQKRSPIIEAAPYAPEGRLVATPIV, via the coding sequence ATGCCGGACATGATCGTGGTGGGCGGTGGGGTAGTCGGGATGCTGACTGCCTGGACTCTGGGGCAGGCAGGTGCCGAGGTGGTGCTGCTGGAGAAGGGCGAGACCGGGCGTGAAGCGTCCTGGGCTGGCGGTGGCATCGTCTCGCCGCTTTATCCGTGGCGCTACAGCGCGGCGGTCGCCAATCTGGCCCACTGGTCGCAGGACTTCTACCCGCGGCTGGGTGATCGACTGCTCGCCGATACCGGGCTCGATCCGGAAGTACATGTCACGGGCCTCTACTGGCTGGATCTCGATGACCAGGCCGAGGCACTGGCCTGGGCCAAGGCTCATGGCCGCCCGCTTGCGGAAGTGGACATCGGCGCGGTGCATGAGGCCGTCCCGGTGCTGGGTCAGGGCTTCGAGCGTGCCGTATACATGTCCGGGGTAGCCAACGTGCGCAACCCGCGCCTGGCCAAGTCGCTGCGCGAGGCGCTGCTGCGCCTTCCGAACGTCAGCGTGCGCGAGCAGGTCGAGGTGACCGGCTTCCTGCGCGAAGGCGAGCGCGTGAACGGAGTGCGTACTGAACAGGGCGATTTCACTGCCGATGCAGTGGTGCTGGCGGCCGGTGCCTGGAGCGGTGAGTTGTTGGCAAAGCTCGGCCTGGAGCTGCCAGTCGAGCCGGTGAAGGGGCAGATGATCCTCTATCGCTGCGCCCCGGACTTCCTCTCCAGCATGGTGCTGGCCAAAGGTCGCTATGCGATTCCGCGCCGTGACGGGCACATCCTGGTGGGCAGCACGCTGGAGCATGCCGGTTTCGACAAGACTCCGACGGGCGAGGCTATGAGCAGCCTGCGCGCCTCGGCGGAAGAACTGATCCCCGCGTTGGCGGGCAGGGAGCCAGTGAGTCACTGGGCCGGATTGCGTCCGGGCTCACCGCAGGGCATTCCCTTCATTGGTGAGGTGCCTGGTCATCAAGGCCTTTGGCTGAACACCGGCCACTACCGTAACGGCCTGGTGTTGGCGCCGGCGTCCTGCCAGTTGCTGGCGGACCTGATGCAGAAACGCTCGCCGATCATCGAGGCGGCGCCGTACGCGCCGGAAGGGCGCCTGGTGGCGACGCCCATCGTCTAA
- a CDS encoding sigma-54-dependent transcriptional regulator — translation MSRQKALIVDDEPDIRELLEITLGRMKLDTRSARNVKEAREFLAREPFDFCLTDMRLPDGTGLDLVQYIQQRHPQMPVAMITAFGSLDTAVQALKAGAFDFLTKPVDLARLRELVNSALRLRSPEAEEAPVDSRLLGDSPPMRTLRNQVAKLARSQAPVYISGESGSGKELVARLIHEQGPREVQTFVPVNCGAIPSELMESEFFGHKKGSFTGAVEDKLGLFQAANGGTLFLDEVADLPLPMQVKLLRVIQEKAVRAVGGQQEVAVDVRILCATHKDLAAEVAAGRFRQDLYYRLNVIELRVPPLRERREDIPLLTDRVLKRLAGDSGLTAASVSADALEKLKSYRFPGNVRELENMLERAYTLCEDDVIQPHDLRLAETSSPDGGGEASLAQIDNLEDYLEDIERKLIMQALEETRWNRTAAAQRLGLTFRSMRYRLKKLGID, via the coding sequence ATGAGCCGTCAAAAAGCCCTGATCGTCGACGACGAACCCGACATTCGCGAGCTGCTGGAAATCACCCTCGGTCGCATGAAGCTGGACACCCGCAGCGCCCGCAACGTCAAGGAAGCCCGCGAATTCCTGGCCCGCGAGCCGTTCGACTTCTGCCTCACCGACATGCGCCTGCCCGATGGCACTGGCCTGGACCTGGTGCAATACATCCAGCAGCGCCATCCGCAGATGCCGGTGGCGATGATCACCGCCTTCGGCAGCCTGGACACCGCGGTACAGGCGCTCAAGGCCGGCGCCTTCGACTTCCTGACCAAGCCGGTGGACCTCGCCCGTCTGCGCGAGCTGGTGAACTCCGCCCTGCGCCTGCGCTCGCCGGAAGCCGAGGAAGCGCCGGTGGACAGCCGTCTGCTTGGCGACTCGCCGCCCATGCGCACCCTGCGCAACCAGGTGGCCAAGCTGGCCCGCAGCCAGGCGCCGGTTTATATCAGCGGCGAATCCGGCAGCGGCAAGGAACTGGTAGCCCGGCTGATCCACGAGCAGGGCCCGCGGGAGGTGCAGACCTTCGTGCCGGTCAACTGCGGCGCCATCCCGTCGGAGCTGATGGAAAGCGAGTTCTTCGGCCACAAGAAAGGCAGCTTCACCGGCGCCGTGGAAGACAAGCTGGGCCTGTTCCAGGCAGCGAACGGCGGCACCCTGTTCCTCGACGAGGTGGCCGACCTGCCGCTGCCGATGCAGGTCAAGCTGCTGCGCGTCATCCAGGAAAAGGCCGTGCGTGCCGTGGGTGGTCAGCAGGAAGTCGCGGTGGACGTGCGCATCCTCTGCGCGACCCACAAGGACCTGGCCGCCGAAGTGGCTGCCGGGCGTTTCCGCCAGGACCTCTACTATCGCCTGAACGTCATCGAGCTGCGGGTTCCGCCCCTGCGCGAGCGTCGTGAAGACATCCCGCTGCTGACCGATCGCGTACTCAAGCGCCTGGCCGGCGACAGCGGGCTGACGGCCGCCTCGGTCAGCGCCGACGCGCTGGAGAAGCTCAAGAGCTACCGCTTCCCCGGTAACGTGCGGGAGCTGGAGAACATGCTCGAGCGTGCCTACACGCTGTGCGAGGACGACGTCATCCAGCCCCACGACCTGCGTCTGGCCGAGACCAGTTCCCCGGACGGCGGTGGCGAAGCCAGCCTCGCGCAGATCGACAACCTCGAGGACTACCTCGAGGACATCGAACGCAAGCTGATCATGCAGGCCCTGGAAGAAACCCGCTGGAACCGCACCGCGGCGGCGCAGCGCCTGGGCCTGACCTTCCGCTCCATGCGCTACCGCCTGAAGAAACTGGGGATCGACTGA
- a CDS encoding GspH/FimT family pseudopilin gives MARERGFTLVELLCTLAILAIVLSVAAPSLSELLRDQRASVATQELRNTLDFARESAVHSGQPISISAANGDWASGWEVFVDTGNLGTRNSQQPPLAAHGSLNGIGIRTDSTSRRYIHFTPRGNAIQPNGAFHSGTLTLCGDGRTSYRIVFNKAGRIRTEPGSTEDLCPR, from the coding sequence ATGGCCAGGGAACGGGGCTTTACCCTTGTCGAACTGCTGTGCACCCTCGCGATACTCGCCATCGTACTGTCCGTCGCCGCCCCATCCTTGAGCGAACTCCTGCGCGACCAGCGAGCTAGCGTCGCCACCCAGGAACTCCGCAACACCCTGGACTTCGCCCGCGAATCGGCCGTGCACAGCGGACAACCGATCAGCATCAGCGCTGCCAACGGCGACTGGGCCAGCGGCTGGGAGGTCTTCGTCGACACCGGCAACCTTGGCACGCGCAATTCTCAACAACCGCCCCTTGCCGCTCATGGATCACTAAACGGCATCGGCATCCGCACCGACAGCACTTCACGCCGCTACATTCACTTCACCCCGCGCGGTAACGCAATCCAGCCCAACGGCGCCTTTCACTCCGGCACGCTGACCCTCTGCGGCGACGGACGAACGAGTTATCGGATCGTGTTCAACAAGGCCGGGCGCATTCGCACCGAGCCTGGGAGCACCGAAGACCTCTGCCCTCGCTGA
- a CDS encoding GspH/FimT family pseudopilin — translation MSRPKASAGFTLIELMVTIVLVAILAGVALPNFTLLIRNNRVLSLSEEFYGMLQYARTEAVTRGQPVTLTASAADQWNGALNVTTTTTTLRSQGSEGFNQPNVAISSSAASLAFRPNGSLNGTALRCFSVCPSDVTNPTCRVVQVQTSGRILPPTTGVCP, via the coding sequence ATGTCGCGCCCCAAGGCATCGGCGGGCTTTACGCTGATCGAGCTGATGGTCACGATCGTTCTGGTCGCCATCCTGGCAGGCGTCGCCCTGCCAAACTTCACTTTACTCATACGCAACAATCGCGTTCTAAGCCTTTCCGAAGAGTTCTACGGAATGCTTCAGTACGCCCGTACGGAGGCTGTGACTCGCGGTCAGCCAGTCACACTGACCGCTTCCGCGGCCGATCAGTGGAACGGCGCCCTGAACGTCACCACGACCACCACGACGTTGCGCAGTCAGGGCAGCGAAGGCTTCAACCAACCCAACGTTGCTATCAGCTCCTCCGCCGCTTCGCTGGCATTCAGACCAAACGGATCGCTCAACGGAACGGCTCTACGCTGCTTCTCGGTCTGCCCATCGGACGTCACCAATCCGACCTGTCGCGTGGTGCAGGTACAGACCAGCGGGCGAATCCTTCCTCCTACAACGGGGGTTTGCCCGTGA
- a CDS encoding PilW family protein: MHSFMPMRKQAGISLIELMIALVISSFLILGVTTMFLNNKQAYTYQQNQSGNQENGRFALLLLNQELTKAGFRALAQDDFQIAFPAASAGNGCPAFATGQVMQRSTSGNGVCFRYQRYSTNTRDCLGQAVAANATVTTRLEYDATTGTLQCAAQGATGQLLSGLANLQFQYGVDLSSTRRAQNFVTAPDAGASIVAVRYSLLFASTANNIAIGQNNYFFPLSSTASTTAADSRVYRSIAGTTTLRNISQ; encoded by the coding sequence ATGCATAGCTTCATGCCCATGCGCAAACAGGCCGGTATTTCCCTGATCGAACTGATGATTGCGCTGGTGATCAGCAGCTTCCTCATTCTGGGCGTTACTACGATGTTCCTGAATAACAAGCAGGCTTACACCTATCAGCAGAATCAGTCCGGCAACCAGGAGAATGGACGATTCGCATTACTGCTGCTGAATCAGGAGCTGACAAAAGCAGGTTTCCGGGCGCTTGCCCAGGACGACTTCCAGATTGCGTTTCCGGCAGCCTCGGCGGGGAACGGCTGCCCCGCCTTCGCCACTGGCCAGGTCATGCAGCGCAGCACCAGTGGCAATGGTGTTTGCTTCCGCTACCAGCGCTATTCGACCAATACCCGTGACTGTCTGGGCCAGGCCGTGGCAGCGAATGCGACTGTCACCACTCGTCTGGAATACGACGCAACCACCGGCACCCTGCAGTGCGCTGCCCAGGGTGCAACCGGCCAGCTGCTGTCGGGTCTTGCGAACCTTCAGTTCCAGTACGGCGTAGACCTGAGTTCCACCCGCCGCGCTCAGAACTTCGTAACAGCTCCTGATGCAGGCGCCAGTATCGTCGCCGTGCGCTACTCGCTTCTCTTCGCCAGCACCGCCAACAACATCGCGATCGGTCAGAATAATTACTTCTTCCCCCTGTCGAGTACGGCCTCCACCACGGCGGCCGATTCCCGCGTCTACCGGTCGATAGCCGGCACCACTACGCTGCGGAACATTTCCCAATGA
- the pilV gene encoding type IV pilus modification protein PilV: MKYTKMKSAKGFSMIEVLVSLLLICVGVLGMVAMQSRNIQYTQSSSQRNTAAMLASDLIEMIRSNRDAVLSAGGQISTTSNYYKAANSAFPTSAVAACRTASGCSSAEMATDQMVLWSRQVSNALPIDAALSTSSYVVCVDSTPATDACDNIGSTIKIQLAWYSQENVACTVPNQPCGVDTANRREFYRISFEP, translated from the coding sequence GTGAAATACACGAAGATGAAGTCGGCCAAGGGATTCAGCATGATCGAGGTGCTTGTCAGCCTCCTGTTGATCTGCGTGGGGGTACTGGGGATGGTCGCCATGCAAAGCCGCAACATCCAGTACACGCAGAGCTCCAGTCAGCGCAACACCGCTGCCATGCTCGCCAGTGACCTGATTGAGATGATCCGCAGCAACCGCGACGCAGTACTCAGCGCGGGCGGCCAGATCTCCACGACGTCCAATTACTACAAGGCAGCCAATAGCGCCTTCCCAACCAGTGCGGTAGCAGCGTGCCGAACCGCGAGCGGCTGCTCCTCCGCCGAGATGGCGACCGATCAGATGGTGCTCTGGTCAAGACAAGTGTCCAATGCATTGCCCATCGATGCGGCCCTGAGCACATCTTCCTATGTCGTCTGCGTAGATAGCACACCAGCGACGGATGCCTGCGACAACATCGGTTCAACCATCAAGATCCAACTGGCCTGGTACAGCCAGGAAAATGTGGCGTGCACCGTGCCCAACCAACCCTGTGGGGTCGACACGGCCAACCGTCGCGAGTTTTACCGCATCAGCTTCGAGCCCTGA
- a CDS encoding pilus assembly PilX family protein — protein sequence MNHTLAARQKGATLLVCMIMLLIVTLLTIANVREVTLEERITSNMRDRQGALNGAESALREGEARLASNFGVPIPAGNCGSNTLCVLTNAYASDAALNPTTWSWWTNSSNSRSYTGPAGDSTQSLLTSTPRWNTAFIGFDPANSRGMVEVTDPDLRSKGVGPYYYQVNAASQGTSDRVMVTLQTVTVQRY from the coding sequence ATGAACCACACACTCGCTGCAAGACAAAAAGGCGCAACGCTGCTGGTCTGCATGATCATGCTGCTGATTGTCACCCTGCTGACTATCGCCAATGTGCGTGAAGTCACCCTGGAGGAACGGATCACTTCGAACATGCGAGACCGCCAAGGTGCACTTAATGGCGCGGAGTCGGCGTTACGCGAGGGGGAAGCCCGCTTGGCCAGTAACTTTGGCGTACCTATTCCTGCTGGCAACTGTGGCAGCAATACCTTATGCGTGCTGACGAATGCCTATGCCTCGGACGCGGCGTTGAATCCCACGACCTGGAGCTGGTGGACCAACTCCAGCAACAGCCGCAGTTATACCGGCCCGGCAGGGGATTCGACTCAAAGCCTGCTCACCAGCACACCGCGCTGGAACACGGCATTCATAGGCTTCGACCCAGCTAACTCACGCGGAATGGTGGAAGTCACCGATCCGGACCTGCGCAGCAAAGGCGTAGGTCCCTACTACTACCAGGTCAACGCTGCATCACAAGGCACCAGCGACAGAGTGATGGTGACCCTGCAGACCGTGACGGTTCAGCGCTACTGA
- a CDS encoding PilY2 family type 4a fimbrial biogenesis protein: protein MTRTVITLALAALLSSAAGGAGADVIESNGPVTLIDLKESRIRVNEVDYLLPNRVQVGSMPAIYQIREGSVISFLAQSGAPYPTITSIGMLYQPPIQNTTNSATPNEQQ, encoded by the coding sequence ATGACCAGAACAGTGATTACCCTTGCCCTGGCCGCGCTGCTCAGCAGCGCGGCTGGCGGCGCCGGGGCAGATGTCATCGAGAGCAATGGGCCGGTCACACTGATCGACCTCAAGGAATCCCGGATTCGGGTGAACGAGGTCGATTACCTTCTCCCCAATCGAGTTCAGGTCGGCTCGATGCCCGCGATCTATCAGATTCGTGAAGGCTCGGTCATCAGCTTCCTGGCCCAGTCGGGAGCACCCTATCCAACGATCACCAGTATTGGCATGCTCTATCAACCGCCTATCCAAAACACGACGAACTCGGCGACGCCCAATGAACAACAGTAA
- the ispH gene encoding 4-hydroxy-3-methylbut-2-enyl diphosphate reductase produces the protein MQIKLANPRGFCAGVDRAIEIVNRALDVFGPPIYVRHEVVHNKFVVENLRNRGAVFVEELDQVPDDTIVIFSAHGVSQAVRKEAENRGLKVFDATCPLVTKVHMEVVRYSRDGHECILIGHEGHPEVEGTMGQYDDSNGGAIYLVEDEADVAALEVRNPEALHFVTQTTLSMDDTSKVIDALRAKFPHIQGPRKNDICYATQNRQDAVKELADQCDLVLVVGSPNSSNSNRLRELAERMGTPGYLIDGAEDMQKEWFDGVQRIGITAGASAPEVLVRGVIQQLRDWGAEAEVELDGREENITFSMPKELRVKAL, from the coding sequence ATGCAAATCAAACTCGCCAATCCCCGCGGCTTCTGCGCCGGCGTCGACCGGGCGATCGAGATCGTCAACCGCGCCCTCGACGTCTTCGGCCCGCCGATCTACGTGCGCCATGAAGTGGTGCACAACAAGTTCGTGGTGGAGAACCTGCGCAACCGTGGCGCCGTGTTCGTCGAAGAGCTCGACCAGGTACCGGACGACACCATCGTCATCTTCAGTGCTCACGGCGTTTCCCAAGCTGTGCGCAAGGAGGCCGAGAATCGCGGCCTGAAAGTCTTCGACGCCACCTGCCCGCTGGTGACCAAGGTGCATATGGAAGTCGTGCGCTACAGCCGCGACGGCCACGAGTGCATCCTGATCGGCCACGAAGGCCACCCGGAAGTCGAAGGCACCATGGGTCAGTACGATGACTCCAACGGCGGCGCCATCTACCTGGTGGAAGACGAGGCGGATGTTGCCGCGCTGGAAGTGCGTAATCCCGAGGCCCTGCACTTCGTCACCCAGACCACCTTGTCGATGGATGACACCTCCAAGGTGATCGACGCCCTGCGCGCGAAATTCCCGCACATCCAGGGCCCCCGCAAGAACGACATCTGCTACGCCACCCAGAACCGCCAGGACGCGGTGAAGGAACTGGCCGACCAGTGTGATCTGGTGCTGGTAGTCGGTAGCCCGAACAGCTCCAACTCCAACCGCCTGCGCGAACTGGCGGAGCGCATGGGCACCCCGGGCTACCTGATCGACGGCGCCGAGGACATGCAGAAGGAATGGTTCGATGGCGTGCAGCGCATCGGCATCACTGCCGGCGCTTCGGCTCCGGAAGTGCTGGTGCGCGGCGTGATTCAGCAATTGCGCGATTGGGGGGCGGAAGCCGAGGTGGAGTTGGATGGGCGGGAGGAGAACATTACCTTCTCGATGCCCAAGGAGTTGCGGGTGAAGGCCCTTTAA